A section of the Halichoerus grypus chromosome 11, mHalGry1.hap1.1, whole genome shotgun sequence genome encodes:
- the LOC118555226 gene encoding olfactory receptor 8B8 isoform X1 produces the protein MPLIRMGAENSSVTEFILAGLTNQPRLQIPLFFLFLGSYVVTMVGNLGLITLIGLNSHLHTPMYFFLFNLSFIDFCYSTVITPKMLMSFVLRKNIISYTGCMTQLFFFLFFVVSESFILSAMAYDRYAAICNPLVYTATMSLQVCLLLLLGVYVMGFAGAMAHTACMVRLTFCANNLVNHYMCDILPLLERSCTSTYVNELVVFVVVGIDIGVPTVTIFISYALILSSILRIHSTKGRSKAFSTCSSHIIAVSLFFGSGAFMYLKPSSLLPMNQGKVSSLFYTIVVPMLNPLIYSLRNKDVKVALKKTLSKKPFS, from the coding sequence ATGCCTTTAATAAGAATGGGAGCTGAGAACTCCTCTGTGACAGAGTTTATCCTTGCAGGCCTAACCAACCAGCCGAGACTCCAgatccctctcttcttcctgtttCTAGGTTCCTATGTGGTCACCATGGTGGGGAACCTGGGCCTGATAACCCTGATTGGGCTGAATTCTCACCTACACACCcccatgtactttttcctcttCAACTTGTCCTTCATAGATTTCTGCTATTCCACTGTTATCACGCCCAAGATGCTGATGAGTTTTGTCTTGAGAAAGAACATCATCTCCTATACAGGATGTATGACTCagctcttcttctttcttttctttgtcgtCTCTGAGTCCTTCATCCTGTCAGCAATGGCGTATGACCGGTATGCCGCCATCTGTAACCCACTGGTGTACACGGCCACCATGTCTCTTCAGGTCTGCTTACTCCTCCTGTTGGGTGTCTATGTGATGGGGTTTGCTGGGGCCATGGCCCACACAGCATGCATGGTAAGACTGACCTTCTGCGCCAACAATCTGGTTAACCACTACATGTGTGACATCCTTCCCCTTCTTGAGCGTTCTTGCACCAGCACCTATGTAAATGAGCtggtagtttttgttgttgtgggcATCGATATTGGTGTGCCTACAGTTACCATCTTCATTTCTTATGCCCTCATCCTCTCCAGCATTCTCCGTATTCATTCTACCAAGGGCAGGTCCAAAGCCTTTAGCACCTGCAGCTCCCACATAATTGCggtttctctcttctttgggTCAGGGGCGTTTATGTACCTCAAACCATCCTCTCTTTTACCTATGAATCAGGGGAAAGTGTCCTCCTTGTTCTACACCATTGTTGTGCCCATGCTCAACCCGCTAATCTATAGCTTGAGGAATAAGGACGTCAAAGTTGCTCTGAAGAAAACATTGAGCAAAAAACCATTCTCTTGA
- the LOC118555226 gene encoding olfactory receptor 8B8 isoform X2 produces MVLTNSSVTEFILAGLTNQPRLQIPLFFLFLGSYVVTMVGNLGLITLIGLNSHLHTPMYFFLFNLSFIDFCYSTVITPKMLMSFVLRKNIISYTGCMTQLFFFLFFVVSESFILSAMAYDRYAAICNPLVYTATMSLQVCLLLLLGVYVMGFAGAMAHTACMVRLTFCANNLVNHYMCDILPLLERSCTSTYVNELVVFVVVGIDIGVPTVTIFISYALILSSILRIHSTKGRSKAFSTCSSHIIAVSLFFGSGAFMYLKPSSLLPMNQGKVSSLFYTIVVPMLNPLIYSLRNKDVKVALKKTLSKKPFS; encoded by the coding sequence AACTCCTCTGTGACAGAGTTTATCCTTGCAGGCCTAACCAACCAGCCGAGACTCCAgatccctctcttcttcctgtttCTAGGTTCCTATGTGGTCACCATGGTGGGGAACCTGGGCCTGATAACCCTGATTGGGCTGAATTCTCACCTACACACCcccatgtactttttcctcttCAACTTGTCCTTCATAGATTTCTGCTATTCCACTGTTATCACGCCCAAGATGCTGATGAGTTTTGTCTTGAGAAAGAACATCATCTCCTATACAGGATGTATGACTCagctcttcttctttcttttctttgtcgtCTCTGAGTCCTTCATCCTGTCAGCAATGGCGTATGACCGGTATGCCGCCATCTGTAACCCACTGGTGTACACGGCCACCATGTCTCTTCAGGTCTGCTTACTCCTCCTGTTGGGTGTCTATGTGATGGGGTTTGCTGGGGCCATGGCCCACACAGCATGCATGGTAAGACTGACCTTCTGCGCCAACAATCTGGTTAACCACTACATGTGTGACATCCTTCCCCTTCTTGAGCGTTCTTGCACCAGCACCTATGTAAATGAGCtggtagtttttgttgttgtgggcATCGATATTGGTGTGCCTACAGTTACCATCTTCATTTCTTATGCCCTCATCCTCTCCAGCATTCTCCGTATTCATTCTACCAAGGGCAGGTCCAAAGCCTTTAGCACCTGCAGCTCCCACATAATTGCggtttctctcttctttgggTCAGGGGCGTTTATGTACCTCAAACCATCCTCTCTTTTACCTATGAATCAGGGGAAAGTGTCCTCCTTGTTCTACACCATTGTTGTGCCCATGCTCAACCCGCTAATCTATAGCTTGAGGAATAAGGACGTCAAAGTTGCTCTGAAGAAAACATTGAGCAAAAAACCATTCTCTTGA